A single window of Phyllostomus discolor isolate MPI-MPIP mPhyDis1 chromosome 13, mPhyDis1.pri.v3, whole genome shotgun sequence DNA harbors:
- the JAKMIP2 gene encoding LOW QUALITY PROTEIN: janus kinase and microtubule-interacting protein 2 (The sequence of the model RefSeq protein was modified relative to this genomic sequence to represent the inferred CDS: inserted 2 bases in 1 codon) — protein MSKKGRNKGEKPEALIVALQAANEDLRTKLTDIQIELHQEKSKVSKLEREKTQEAKRIRELEQRKHTVLVTELKAKLHEEKMKELQAVRENLIKQHEQEMSRTVKVRDGEIXRLKSALCALRDGSSDKVRTALTIEAREEARKLFDAERLKLLQEIADLKTAKKQVDEALSNMIQADKIKAGDLRSEHQSHQEAISKIKWESERDIRRLMDEIKAKDRIIFSLEKELETQTGYVQKLQLQKEALDEQLFLVKEAECSMSSPKREVPGRAGDGSEHCGSPDLRRNQKRIAELNATIRKLEDRNTLLGDERNELLKRVRETEKQCKPLLERNKCLAKRNDELMLSLQRMEEKLKAITKENSEMREKITTHPPLKKLKSLNDLDQANEEQETEFLKLQVIEQQNIIDELTRDREKLIRRRRHRRSSKPIKRPVLDPFIGYDEDSMDSETSSMASFRTDRTPATPDDDLDESLAAEESELRFRQLTKEYQALQRAYALLQEQTGGIIDAEREAKAQEQLQAEVLRYKAKIEDLEATLAQKGQDSHWVEDKQLFIKRNQELLEKIEKQEAENHRLQQELQDARDQNELLEFRNLELEERERRSPPFNLQIHPFSDGVSALQIYCMKEGVKDVNIPDLIKQLDILGDNGNLRNEEQVAIIQASTVLSLAEKWIQQIEGAEAALHQKMMELESDMEQFCKIKGYLEEELDYRKQALDQAYMRIQELEATLYNALQQETVIKFGELLSEKQQEELRTAVEKLRRQMLRKSREYDCQILQERMELLQQAHQRIRDLEDKTDIQKRQIKDLEEKSNRKHG, from the exons GTATCTAAGCttgaaagagagaagactcaagaAGCAAAGAGGATTCGTGAGCTGGAACAGCGCAAGCACACGGTCCTGGTGACAGAACTCAAAGCCAAGCTCCACGAGGAGAAGATGAAGGAGCTGCAGGCCGTGAGGGAGAATCTCATCAAGCAGCACGAGCAAGAAATGTCAAGGACAGTGAAGGTGCGGGATGGGGAGAT CAGGCTCAAGTCCGCCCTGTGCGCCCTGCGGGATGGCAGCAGCGACAAAGTAAGGACAGCGCTCACCATTGAGGCCCGGGAGGAGGCCCGGAAACTGTTTGACGCGGAGCGCCTTAAGCTCCTACAGGAAATTGCGGACCTGAAAACTGCCAAGAAGCAGGTGGACGAGGCTTTAAGCAATATGATCCAAGCGGATAAAATCAAGGCTGGGGACCTGAGGAGTGAGCATCAGTCCCACCAGGAAGCCATCTCCAAGATCAAGTGGGAGTCCGAGCGGGATATTCGGAGGCTG ATGGATGAAATCAAAGCCAAGGACAGGATCATCTTTTCCCTGGAGAAGGAACTGGAGACGCAGACAGGCTACGTGCAGAAGCTCCAGCTGCAGAAGGAAGCTCTGGACGAGCAGCTGTTTCTGGTCAAGGAGGCGGAGTGCAGCATGAGCAGCCCGAAGCGCGAGGTCCCGGGGAGAGCGGGGGACGGCTCCGAGCACTGCGGCAGTCCT GATTTgcgaagaaatcaaaagagaatagcTGAGTTGAATGCCACTATAAGAAAACTAGAAGACAGGAATACCTTGCTTGGAGATGAACGGAATGAATTG TTGAAACGCGTGCGGGAAACTGAAAAACAATGCAAACCTCTTCTGGAAAGGAACAAGTGCCTCGCCAAGAGAAATGACGAGCTGATGCTGTCTTTGCAACGCATGGAAGAGAAGCTGAAAGCCATTACCAAGGAAAACTCAGAAATG agagaaaaaataacaacccATCCACCCTTGAAGAAGTTAAAATCTCTGAATGACCTCGATCAAGCTAACGAAGAACAAGAGACAGAGTTTCTAAAACTTCAGGTCATTGAACAACAGAACATTATCGATGAGCTCACCAGG GACCGGGAAAAGCTCATCCGCAGGAGAAGGCACAGAAGAAGTTCCAAGCCAATTAAG CGGCCTGTGTTGGACCCATTTATCGGCTATGACGAGGACTCCATGGACTCGGAGACGTCATCCATGGCATCGTTCAGAACCGACCGGACACCAGCCACTCCTGACGATGACTTGGATGAA AGTTTAGCAGCTGAAGAATCTGAGCTCCGATTTCGACAATTAACAAAAGAATACCAGGCCCTCCAGAGAGCATACGCCCTCCTGCAGGAGCAGACTGGGGGCATCATCGACGCTGAGAGAGAGGCCAAG GCCCAAGAACAGCTCCAAGCGGAGGTGCTAAGGTATAAAGCCAAAATTGAAGATCTGGAAGCAACTCTGGCTCAGAAAGGGCAG GACTCACACTGGGTAGAAGATAAACAACTTTTCATTAAGAGAAACCAGGAGCTTTTAGAAAAG ATAGAAAAACAGGAGGCAGAAAATCACCGGCTACAACAGGAACTGCAGGATGCCAGAGACCAGAATGAGCTGCTGGAGTTCCGAAACCTAGAGCTAGAA gaaagagaaagacgGTCCCCTCCGTTCAATCTGCAAATTCACCCATTCTCGGACGGTGTGAGCGCGCTGCAGATCTACTGCATGAAAGAAGGTGTCAAG GATGTGAACATCCCTGATCTCATAAAGCAGCTTGATATCTTGGGTGATAATGGG aaTTTGAGGAACGAAGAACAAGTGGCCATTATCCAGGCCAGCACCGTGCTGTCCCTGGCGGAGAAG TGGATCCAGCAAATCGAAGGAGCAGAGGCTGCCCTGCACCAGAAaatgatggaactggaaagtgaCATG GAACAGTTCTGCAAAATCAAAGGCTATCTGGAAGAAGAGCTGGACTACAGAAAACAAGCTCTCGACCAAGCATATATG AGAATCCAGGAACTAGAAGCTACTTTGTACAATGCTCTGCAGCAAGAAACTGTCATCAAATTCGGTGAGCTGTTGAGTGAGAAACAGCAGGAGGAGCTGAGGACTGCAGTAGAGAAGCTGCGGCGGCAGATgctgaggaagagcagagagtATGACTGTCAGATCCTTCAGGAGAGGATGGAGCTCTTACAGCAAGCCCACCAG